From Syntrophobacterales bacterium, one genomic window encodes:
- a CDS encoding exodeoxyribonuclease VII small subunit, with product MSKEKFEAMLAKLEEIVRRMETGELTLEESLAAFEEGIKLSRNCAKTLDEAQRKVEILLQEGGKLATAPFVGAESEP from the coding sequence ATGTCCAAGGAAAAATTTGAGGCAATGCTGGCGAAACTCGAAGAGATTGTCCGCCGGATGGAAACGGGGGAGCTGACGCTGGAGGAATCCCTCGCCGCCTTTGAGGAGGGGATCAAGCTTTCCCGCAACTGCGCAAAAACGCTGGATGAAGCGCAGCGGAAGGTGGAAATTCTGCTGCAGGAGGGGGGAAAACTTGCAACCGCGCCCTTTGTCGGAGCTGAAAGTGAACCCTGA
- a CDS encoding helix-turn-helix transcriptional regulator, with translation MEEDGELKNRVVTAADIGAAVRKKRKENGLTLADAAALCDVGYRFMSDLENGKATVQVGKVLQVLTALGLDVTIEARKWPSE, from the coding sequence ATGGAGGAGGACGGAGAATTGAAGAACAGGGTGGTCACGGCGGCGGATATCGGCGCCGCTGTCAGAAAGAAGCGCAAGGAAAACGGACTGACCCTGGCCGATGCGGCAGCCTTGTGCGATGTCGGGTACAGATTTATGTCCGATTTAGAAAACGGCAAAGCGACAGTGCAGGTTGGCAAAGTCCTGCAGGTTCTTACCGCGCTGGGGCTCGATGTGACCATCGAAGCGAGGAAGTGGCCGAGTGAATAA
- the dxs gene encoding 1-deoxy-D-xylulose-5-phosphate synthase: MTEKEKHALLPGINSPADLRKLSLPELIILAQEIRETMLDTVSRRGGHLAPSLGVVELTLALHYVFNTPRDLLVWDVGHQTYAHKLITGRREQFETLRQLGGLSGFPKRAESPYDTFDVGHSGTSISAAAGMAEARCLKKENFRVIAVIGDGAMSTGMSFEGLNWAGDRHKNLIIILNDNEMSISPNVGALSSYLNRVMTGQTVNKLRTEMKTFFKSIPGIGEQMLKFSRQVEESLKTFFVPGAIFEELGFTYIGPLEGNRLDHLIRNLQNVKDMEGPVLVHVVTKKGKGYKFAEDNPSRFHGIAPFDLQTGKNLAESGPPAPTSYTKVFGKTLVKLAQDNPKLVAITAAMPEGTGLADFGAQFPERFYDVGIAEQHGATFAAGLATQGLVPVVAIYSTFMQRAYDQVIHDICLQKLHVVIAMDRGGFVGEDGPTHHGMFDFSFLRAVPNLIVMAPKDENELQHMLKTAVECDLPVSLRYPRGAGVGAILDSAPQTLPIGKGEIVFDQKGAELAIIAIGVCVYPAVTAARILQAEGIPTLVINARFVKPLDDELLIETANKIKKFITVEENALMGGFGSAVLELLADKGASGVAVTRLGVPDEFAPHGPVRELRRMFGLDAEGIAAAARKLMA; this comes from the coding sequence ATGACCGAAAAAGAGAAACATGCCCTTCTGCCAGGGATAAACAGTCCCGCTGATCTCAGAAAACTCTCCCTTCCCGAACTGATCATTTTGGCGCAGGAGATCCGGGAAACGATGCTCGACACCGTCTCCCGGCGGGGCGGGCACCTCGCCCCCTCCCTCGGAGTGGTGGAGCTGACGCTCGCTCTGCACTATGTTTTTAACACCCCCCGCGATCTGCTCGTCTGGGACGTCGGGCATCAAACCTACGCCCACAAGCTCATCACCGGGCGCAGGGAGCAATTCGAAACGCTCCGGCAGTTAGGTGGGCTAAGCGGCTTCCCGAAACGGGCGGAGAGCCCCTACGACACCTTCGATGTCGGCCACAGCGGTACATCCATCTCGGCCGCAGCGGGGATGGCAGAGGCGCGCTGCCTGAAAAAAGAAAATTTTCGGGTCATCGCCGTCATCGGCGACGGGGCAATGTCCACCGGGATGTCCTTTGAGGGGCTGAACTGGGCGGGCGACCGGCACAAGAATCTGATTATCATCCTCAACGACAACGAAATGTCCATCTCGCCCAATGTCGGCGCCCTGTCTTCGTATCTCAACCGGGTCATGACCGGACAGACGGTCAACAAACTCCGGACGGAGATGAAAACCTTTTTTAAATCGATCCCCGGTATCGGCGAACAGATGCTGAAGTTCTCCCGCCAGGTCGAGGAATCGCTGAAAACCTTCTTCGTTCCCGGGGCAATTTTCGAGGAGTTGGGGTTTACCTACATCGGCCCCTTGGAGGGAAACCGCCTCGATCATCTGATCCGGAACCTGCAAAACGTGAAGGATATGGAAGGTCCGGTGCTGGTCCACGTCGTAACGAAGAAGGGAAAGGGTTACAAATTCGCCGAAGATAATCCCTCGCGGTTTCACGGCATTGCCCCTTTCGACCTCCAGACCGGCAAGAACCTCGCGGAAAGCGGCCCCCCCGCGCCTACCTCCTATACCAAGGTGTTCGGCAAAACCCTGGTGAAACTCGCGCAGGACAACCCTAAGCTCGTGGCAATCACCGCGGCGATGCCTGAAGGAACCGGTCTTGCCGACTTTGGCGCACAGTTCCCGGAACGCTTTTACGATGTGGGCATAGCCGAACAGCACGGCGCGACCTTTGCCGCCGGCCTCGCCACGCAGGGACTCGTTCCGGTAGTGGCGATCTACTCCACCTTTATGCAGCGGGCTTATGACCAGGTAATTCACGATATCTGCCTGCAAAAACTGCATGTGGTAATCGCGATGGACCGCGGCGGCTTTGTCGGCGAGGACGGGCCGACGCATCACGGAATGTTCGATTTTTCCTTTCTCCGGGCCGTTCCCAACCTGATCGTGATGGCGCCCAAGGATGAAAATGAGCTGCAACACATGCTGAAGACGGCAGTGGAGTGCGACCTTCCCGTCTCGCTCCGTTACCCCCGGGGCGCAGGGGTGGGAGCAATCCTCGACTCCGCGCCGCAGACCCTGCCCATCGGAAAAGGCGAAATCGTCTTTGACCAAAAGGGGGCGGAACTGGCCATAATCGCAATCGGCGTCTGCGTTTATCCGGCAGTGACGGCCGCCCGCATCCTTCAGGCGGAGGGAATCCCGACGCTGGTGATAAACGCCCGGTTCGTCAAGCCGCTCGATGATGAACTGCTGATCGAAACGGCGAATAAGATTAAAAAATTCATAACAGTAGAGGAAAACGCCCTGATGGGCGGCTTCGGAAGCGCCGTTTTGGAACTGTTAGCGGATAAAGGCGCAAGCGGGGTTGCGGTCACCCGCCTCGGCGTTCCGGATGAATTTGCGCCGCATGGACCAGTGCGGGAGCTGCGACGCATGTTCGGGCTCGATGCGGAAGGCATTGCCGCCGCGGCGCGCAAGCTGATGGCCTGA
- a CDS encoding deoxyhypusine synthase, with product MKKKGDVKKTKFNVHAKKELLKNPVQHIDISSFDATPIVEAMQGMSFTARDLAVAADTYDRMLAEKKCGIFLTIAGSTSAAGCMQIYVDLVKNNMVDAIVATGATVVDMDFFEALGFRHYQGTPFVDDRVLRSLYIDRIYDTYIDEEELQVCDQTIQKIADGLEPRAYSSREFIREMGRYLVENSVKKDSLVQAAFEHDVPIFCPAFSDSSAGFGLVMHQVKHPKKHLSIDSVRDFLELTQIKIKAKTTGLLMIGGGSPKNFAQDTVVCAEILGKDAPMHKYAIQITVADVRDGACSSSTLKEANSWGKVDITNEQMVYAEATSVLPLLASYAYHRGSWKNRKAWRFSTLFA from the coding sequence ATGAAGAAAAAGGGAGATGTTAAAAAAACGAAATTCAATGTTCATGCCAAAAAAGAGCTGCTGAAGAATCCGGTGCAGCATATCGACATTTCCTCCTTCGACGCGACCCCGATCGTGGAGGCGATGCAGGGAATGTCCTTTACCGCCCGGGATTTGGCCGTGGCGGCGGACACCTACGACCGGATGCTTGCCGAGAAAAAGTGCGGGATATTCCTGACGATTGCCGGCAGCACCAGCGCCGCCGGCTGCATGCAGATTTACGTAGATCTGGTGAAAAACAACATGGTCGATGCGATCGTCGCGACCGGGGCGACGGTCGTCGATATGGATTTTTTCGAGGCTCTGGGTTTCCGCCATTACCAGGGCACCCCGTTTGTGGACGACCGAGTGCTTAGGAGCCTCTACATCGACCGGATTTACGACACCTATATCGACGAAGAGGAGCTGCAGGTCTGCGACCAGACGATTCAGAAAATCGCCGACGGCCTGGAGCCGCGGGCCTACTCGTCGCGGGAATTCATCCGGGAGATGGGGCGCTACCTCGTGGAAAACTCCGTCAAAAAGGATTCGCTCGTCCAGGCGGCCTTCGAGCATGATGTGCCGATCTTCTGCCCCGCCTTTTCGGACAGCAGTGCCGGTTTCGGCCTGGTGATGCATCAGGTGAAGCACCCGAAAAAGCATCTTTCGATCGATTCGGTAAGGGATTTTCTGGAGCTCACCCAGATCAAGATCAAGGCGAAAACGACGGGGCTCTTGATGATCGGCGGCGGCTCTCCGAAAAACTTTGCCCAGGACACGGTGGTCTGCGCCGAGATACTGGGGAAGGACGCGCCGATGCACAAGTATGCGATTCAGATCACCGTTGCCGACGTCCGGGACGGGGCCTGCTCCAGCTCCACGCTCAAGGAGGCGAATTCCTGGGGAAAGGTGGACATCACCAACGAACAGATGGTCTATGCGGAGGCCACCTCGGTGCTCCCCCTGCTGGCGAGCTACGCGTATCACAGGGGAAGCTGGAAGAATCGCAAAGCATGGCGTTTCTCCACGCTGTTTGCTTGA
- a CDS encoding 3-isopropylmalate dehydratase small subunit, with amino-acid sequence MKFKGKIWKFGDNIDTDAIIPARYLNIWDPRGLAAHCMEDASPEFAKLVKPGDIIVGGENFGCGSSREHAPIAIKAAGVACVVARSFARIFYRNSFNMGLPIFESRELWEKVQEGEEIEVDADAGFIRAGAALLPIQQVPPFMQELIADGGLMNHIARKGL; translated from the coding sequence ATGAAATTCAAGGGAAAAATCTGGAAATTCGGCGATAACATCGACACCGACGCGATCATCCCGGCGCGCTATCTGAACATCTGGGATCCCCGGGGGCTGGCCGCCCACTGCATGGAAGACGCATCGCCCGAGTTCGCCAAGCTGGTAAAGCCCGGCGACATCATTGTCGGCGGCGAGAATTTCGGCTGCGGCTCCTCCCGGGAGCATGCCCCCATTGCCATCAAGGCCGCCGGGGTCGCCTGCGTGGTGGCCCGGAGTTTTGCCCGCATCTTCTACCGCAACTCCTTCAACATGGGGCTGCCGATCTTCGAGTCCCGGGAACTTTGGGAGAAGGTGCAGGAGGGGGAGGAGATCGAGGTTGACGCCGATGCGGGGTTTATCCGGGCAGGCGCGGCGCTCCTGCCGATCCAGCAGGTGCCGCCCTTCATGCAGGAACTCATTGCCGACGGCGGCCTGATGAATCACATTGCCCGCAAAGGGTTATAA
- a CDS encoding polyprenyl synthetase family protein has protein sequence MKRSGRWKFCCRRGENLQPRPLSELKVNPEFSLPAYLERQRKLIDNALGVYFSEEEAEYKTICAAARYSLLAGGKRIRPVLCLAAAEAFGAKAEDVLPAACALEMIHTYSLIHDDLPEMDNDDYRRGKLTSHKVFGPDMAVLAGDALLTEAFQLLTERKKMPKTPPERLLTVACEISAAAGYRGMVGGQALDVRAGGKKGNLESLCAIHRHKTGALLRVSLRTGAILAGADNGALAALSAYGERIGLAFQIADDILNIEGDSELMGKKTGSDAALGKVTFPQLLGIDVSRARAAELVREAISLIDGFGDRATPLKAIAKYILDRKS, from the coding sequence ATGAAGCGCAGCGGAAGGTGGAAATTCTGCTGCAGGAGGGGGGAAAACTTGCAACCGCGCCCTTTGTCGGAGCTGAAAGTGAACCCTGAATTTTCACTGCCCGCTTACCTCGAGAGGCAAAGAAAACTTATCGATAATGCCCTTGGCGTTTATTTCTCCGAGGAAGAGGCGGAGTACAAAACGATCTGCGCCGCGGCCCGCTACAGCCTGCTGGCCGGAGGAAAAAGAATCAGGCCGGTGCTCTGCTTAGCCGCCGCGGAGGCCTTTGGCGCCAAGGCCGAAGACGTGCTGCCGGCGGCCTGCGCGCTGGAGATGATCCACACCTATTCACTCATCCACGATGATCTGCCCGAAATGGACAACGACGACTACCGCCGGGGGAAATTGACGTCGCACAAGGTCTTCGGCCCGGATATGGCGGTGCTTGCCGGCGACGCCCTGCTGACGGAGGCGTTTCAGCTTTTGACAGAGCGAAAGAAAATGCCGAAAACGCCCCCGGAACGGCTTTTGACGGTCGCCTGTGAGATCTCCGCGGCGGCCGGCTACCGGGGAATGGTGGGGGGGCAGGCGCTCGATGTCCGCGCGGGAGGGAAAAAGGGCAATCTGGAGAGCCTCTGCGCAATCCACCGGCACAAAACCGGCGCGCTGCTGCGCGTCTCACTGAGGACAGGGGCCATTCTTGCCGGCGCCGACAATGGCGCCCTCGCTGCCCTTTCCGCCTACGGGGAGAGGATCGGGCTCGCCTTCCAGATCGCCGACGATATCCTGAATATTGAGGGAGATTCAGAGCTTATGGGTAAAAAAACGGGAAGCGATGCCGCGCTTGGGAAGGTTACCTTTCCGCAGCTTCTGGGAATAGACGTCTCGCGCGCCCGGGCTGCCGAACTTGTGAGGGAAGCGATTTCACTAATTGATGGCTTTGGCGACCGGGCGACGCCGCTTAAGGCCATAGCCAAGTACATACTGGACAGGAAATCATAA
- the leuC gene encoding 3-isopropylmalate dehydratase large subunit — MGMTISEKILSRHAGLDAVHPGMLINAKVDIAHGNDITAPIAIDAFRKAGGKKVFDRTRVVLIPDHFSPNKDIDSAEQCKMMRDFAHEQELIHYYEVGEAGVEHALLPEKGIVVPGDLTVGADSHTCTYGALGAFSTGVGSTDLAAAMMTGELWFKVPETMKLVYHGRLNPWVGGKDLILYTIGLIGVDGAIYRAMEFTGETISELTMADRFTMANMAIEAGGKAGIFIPDAVTEAYVQGRALRPYTFHTSDPDAVYHSVIDIDVAKIEPQVSFPHLPSNARGISAVGDVKIDQSVIGSCTNGRIEDLRIAAGVLKGRRIAPGYRLIVIPATPVVYRQAMQEGLFDIFLDAGGVISPPTCGPCLGGYMGILAQGERCVSTTNRNFVGRMGHKGSEVYLAGPAVAAATAVLGRLAGPDQLQ, encoded by the coding sequence ATGGGAATGACGATTTCGGAAAAGATACTCAGCCGACATGCGGGACTTGACGCGGTTCACCCCGGGATGCTGATCAACGCGAAGGTGGATATCGCCCACGGCAACGACATCACGGCCCCGATCGCCATCGACGCCTTCCGCAAGGCGGGGGGAAAAAAGGTCTTCGACCGGACGCGGGTCGTCCTGATCCCCGACCACTTCAGCCCTAACAAGGATATTGACTCGGCCGAGCAGTGCAAGATGATGCGCGACTTTGCCCATGAGCAGGAGCTGATCCATTACTACGAGGTGGGCGAGGCAGGGGTCGAGCACGCTCTGCTCCCGGAGAAGGGGATCGTCGTTCCCGGCGATCTGACCGTCGGCGCCGACAGCCACACCTGTACTTATGGGGCGCTGGGGGCCTTTTCCACCGGCGTGGGCAGCACGGACCTTGCCGCCGCGATGATGACCGGCGAGCTCTGGTTCAAGGTTCCCGAGACGATGAAGCTCGTCTATCACGGCAGGCTTAACCCCTGGGTGGGCGGCAAGGACCTGATCCTCTACACCATCGGCCTGATCGGCGTGGATGGGGCCATCTACCGGGCCATGGAGTTCACCGGAGAAACGATTTCCGAGCTGACGATGGCCGACCGGTTCACCATGGCGAACATGGCAATCGAAGCGGGGGGCAAGGCCGGGATCTTCATCCCCGATGCGGTGACCGAGGCCTATGTGCAGGGGCGGGCGCTGCGTCCCTACACCTTCCACACCTCCGATCCCGACGCGGTTTACCACTCGGTGATCGACATTGACGTCGCAAAGATCGAGCCCCAGGTCTCCTTTCCCCACCTGCCCTCCAATGCCCGGGGGATCAGCGCCGTGGGCGACGTGAAAATCGACCAGTCGGTAATCGGCTCCTGCACCAACGGCCGGATCGAGGACCTGCGCATTGCCGCCGGGGTTCTCAAGGGGCGGCGCATTGCCCCCGGCTACCGGCTGATCGTCATCCCCGCCACGCCCGTCGTTTACCGCCAGGCGATGCAGGAGGGGCTCTTCGACATCTTTCTCGACGCCGGCGGCGTGATCAGCCCGCCCACCTGCGGCCCCTGCCTGGGCGGCTACATGGGGATCCTGGCCCAAGGGGAGCGGTGCGTCTCGACGACGAACCGCAACTTTGTGGGGCGGATGGGGCACAAGGGAAGCGAGGTTTACCTTGCCGGGCCGGCTGTGGCCGCGGCGACGGCGGTACTGGGCAGGCTTGCCGGCCCCGACCAGTTGCAATAG
- the xseA gene encoding exodeoxyribonuclease VII large subunit, producing the protein MNTGYLSEIISVSALNDRIKSLLEEELSLVRVEGEVSNLRRPPSGHVYFTLKDAKSQIRAVIFKNPYGARKSSGLAEFAVEEGMSIVCLARVTVYPPRGEYQLIIENVEPRGLGALQKAFEQLKARLAAEGLFEAGRKKPLPFLPQKIGVITSPSGAVIRDILTITRRRFPSIDILIAPVRVQGSEAPAEIIKAFGYLHAFGDVDLIILARGGGSLEDLAPFNDERVARAIAASRIPVISAVGHETDFTIADFAADLRAATPSAAAELAVPRRDELLESVERLRGSLAQRFRQEMYTRQTSLASLQQRLRDPRRRLADAFLTLDDYSERIKLAALRQREMRRKELAGLALRLNFHNPCSIIEGNRAVLNDRGRALQAAWEKLFSLQKNHAAATSAVLASLNPLAVLKRGYSIARRLPDGLIIRRATDVPIGQEIEILIAEGKLGAKITSR; encoded by the coding sequence GTGAATACGGGATATTTATCAGAAATTATTAGCGTTTCGGCGTTAAACGACCGGATCAAGAGCCTCCTCGAAGAGGAACTGTCCTTGGTGCGGGTCGAAGGCGAGGTGTCCAATCTGCGGCGGCCGCCCTCCGGGCACGTCTATTTCACGCTCAAGGACGCGAAAAGCCAGATCCGGGCGGTGATCTTCAAAAATCCCTACGGCGCCCGCAAAAGCAGCGGCCTGGCGGAATTTGCCGTCGAAGAGGGGATGAGCATCGTCTGTCTGGCGCGGGTTACGGTCTATCCGCCCCGGGGTGAGTACCAGCTCATCATCGAAAACGTGGAACCGCGCGGGCTGGGCGCGCTCCAGAAGGCCTTTGAACAGCTCAAGGCCCGCCTTGCCGCCGAGGGGCTTTTCGAGGCCGGACGAAAAAAACCGCTGCCGTTTCTGCCGCAAAAGATCGGGGTAATAACCTCCCCTTCCGGCGCCGTCATCCGGGATATCCTGACCATCACCCGTCGGCGCTTCCCCTCTATCGATATTTTGATCGCCCCGGTGCGGGTTCAGGGAAGCGAAGCGCCGGCGGAAATAATAAAGGCTTTTGGCTATTTGCATGCATTCGGGGATGTTGACTTGATCATTCTCGCCCGGGGCGGCGGGTCGCTGGAGGATCTTGCCCCGTTCAACGACGAAAGGGTGGCCCGGGCAATTGCCGCCTCCCGTATCCCGGTCATCTCGGCGGTAGGGCATGAAACGGACTTCACGATCGCCGACTTCGCGGCCGATCTGCGCGCCGCCACCCCGTCGGCGGCGGCGGAACTGGCCGTCCCCCGGCGCGACGAGCTGCTCGAGAGCGTCGAAAGACTCCGCGGCAGTCTGGCGCAGCGCTTCCGCCAGGAGATGTACACGCGTCAGACGTCCTTAGCCTCCCTGCAGCAAAGGCTCCGGGATCCGAGAAGGCGGCTTGCCGACGCGTTTTTGACCCTCGATGATTACAGCGAACGGATCAAACTTGCCGCCCTTCGCCAGCGGGAAATGCGGCGCAAGGAACTGGCCGGATTGGCCCTCCGCCTGAATTTTCATAATCCCTGCTCAATTATCGAAGGAAATCGGGCTGTTCTGAACGACAGGGGCCGCGCCCTGCAGGCAGCCTGGGAAAAGTTGTTTTCCTTGCAAAAAAATCACGCGGCAGCGACCTCCGCCGTACTTGCGTCGCTGAACCCGCTGGCCGTGCTGAAGCGGGGGTACAGCATCGCCCGCCGCCTGCCGGACGGCCTCATCATCCGCCGGGCAACCGACGTCCCAATCGGGCAGGAAATCGAAATCCTTATTGCGGAGGGCAAGCTGGGCGCGAAGATAACCAGCCGGTAA
- a CDS encoding 2-isopropylmalate synthase yields the protein MEEKMEKVLIFDTTLRDGEQSPGASMNPEEKLRIARQLERMGTDIIEAGFPVASEGDFASVQQIAREIRGCQIAALARANRDDIDRAWQSVAGAANPRIHTFISSSDIHLQYQLKKSRSQVLDEAIAAVAHARTLTSNVEFSPMDATRSDRDYLCQMVEAVIAAGATTVNIPDTVGYAIPDEFGALIALLLKRVPNIGQAVISVHCHNDLGLAAANTLVAVQNGARQVECTINGIGERAGNCALEEIVMALKTRKDRFGLYTGIKSEFIHQASLLLTQITGVPVQPNKAIVGANAFAHESGIHQDGLIKEKSTYEIMTPQSVGILDSSMVLGKHSGRHAIAGRLKEIGYDLTEAELKRVFVRFKELADVKKAIFDEDLEAIVYEETSRQEEKYRFVYLNVVSGSQTVATATMQMDVDGKLVQDAGFGVGPVDAIFTAIRKITQTDYPLLKYAVNAITGGADAQGEATVQLKFDGRSAVGRGAHPDVLVASAKAYINALNRLVWLSRDLRKVPVV from the coding sequence ATGGAGGAAAAAATGGAGAAGGTATTAATTTTCGATACAACCCTGAGGGACGGCGAGCAGTCGCCGGGGGCCAGCATGAATCCGGAGGAGAAGCTCCGGATCGCCCGTCAGTTGGAGCGGATGGGGACGGATATCATCGAGGCCGGCTTCCCCGTCGCCTCGGAGGGCGATTTTGCCTCGGTGCAGCAGATTGCCCGGGAGATCCGGGGCTGCCAGATCGCGGCCCTGGCCCGGGCCAACAGGGACGACATCGACCGCGCCTGGCAATCCGTTGCCGGGGCGGCCAACCCCCGCATTCACACCTTTATTTCCTCCTCCGACATCCATCTTCAGTATCAGCTCAAAAAGTCCCGCAGTCAGGTGCTCGATGAGGCAATCGCCGCCGTCGCCCATGCCCGCACCCTGACTTCCAACGTGGAATTCTCGCCGATGGACGCCACCCGCAGCGACCGGGACTACCTCTGTCAGATGGTCGAGGCGGTCATCGCCGCGGGGGCGACAACGGTGAACATCCCCGACACGGTCGGTTACGCCATCCCCGATGAGTTCGGGGCGCTCATCGCCCTGCTCTTGAAGCGGGTGCCGAACATCGGCCAGGCGGTCATCTCCGTTCACTGCCATAACGATCTGGGGCTGGCCGCGGCCAACACGCTGGTTGCCGTCCAAAACGGCGCGCGCCAGGTGGAGTGCACGATCAACGGGATCGGCGAGCGGGCGGGCAACTGCGCCCTGGAGGAGATTGTCATGGCGCTCAAGACCCGCAAGGATCGCTTCGGCCTTTACACGGGGATCAAAAGCGAGTTCATCCACCAGGCCTCGCTGCTGCTTACGCAGATCACCGGCGTTCCCGTCCAGCCGAACAAGGCGATTGTCGGGGCCAACGCCTTTGCCCATGAATCGGGAATCCATCAGGACGGTCTGATCAAGGAGAAGAGCACCTATGAGATCATGACCCCGCAGTCCGTCGGCATTTTGGACAGCAGCATGGTGCTGGGGAAGCACTCGGGCCGCCACGCCATCGCCGGGCGCCTCAAGGAGATTGGTTACGATCTGACCGAGGCGGAGCTCAAGCGGGTTTTTGTCCGCTTCAAGGAGCTGGCCGACGTGAAAAAGGCGATCTTTGACGAGGACCTCGAGGCGATCGTTTACGAAGAGACCTCCCGGCAGGAGGAAAAATACCGCTTCGTTTACCTGAACGTGGTCAGCGGTTCCCAGACGGTAGCGACGGCGACGATGCAGATGGACGTGGACGGGAAGTTGGTTCAGGATGCCGGATTTGGCGTCGGGCCGGTGGATGCGATCTTTACGGCGATCCGCAAGATCACGCAAACCGACTACCCGCTTTTGAAATACGCGGTGAACGCCATAACCGGGGGGGCGGACGCCCAGGGCGAGGCCACGGTGCAGCTCAAATTCGACGGCCGTTCCGCCGTGGGCCGGGGGGCTCATCCCGACGTGCTGGTTGCCTCGGCCAAGGCCTATATCAACGCGCTGAACCGGCTTGTCTGGTTGAGCAGGGATCTCCGCAAGGTTCCGGTTGTATAA
- a CDS encoding type II toxin-antitoxin system HipA family toxin, whose product MNNRDDRDVPGLDVYLREQKIGRLSLDEKRRFMFQYDAGWIHQKGAVPLSLHLPLQAESYPDDLARPFFSNLLPEADIKRVIAQRLQISESNDFAMLNSIGGECAGAISLLSSGVAPTVKPGYRELNEKELHKIIIDLPRRPLMAGVEGMRLSLAGAQNKLPVYMEDDRIFIASGNAPSSHILKPPIRDLEDTVGNETFCMMLAQSMGLPTPPVTIHRGLDRLFIITRYDRSRDKDGRVIRLHQEDFCQALGYLPEQKYESEGGPSLQQCFVLLQGKSIRPAADRMALLRWTIFNFLIGNADAHAKNLAMLFTDRGPRLAPFYDLICTQIYPDLTEKQAMRIGGENRPSWMQRKHWERFGESVEIKTSLVLKTLQEMSASILPAAQVLSFEFNKKYGTGAIIDKLLAVIEKRAKAV is encoded by the coding sequence GTGAATAATCGTGACGACAGGGACGTTCCAGGCCTCGATGTCTATCTTCGGGAGCAAAAGATCGGACGGCTTTCGCTGGATGAAAAACGACGCTTTATGTTTCAATATGATGCGGGATGGATCCATCAGAAAGGCGCCGTTCCTCTATCGCTGCACCTTCCCTTGCAAGCGGAGAGCTACCCTGATGATCTTGCCCGCCCCTTTTTTTCCAATCTCCTGCCGGAGGCGGACATCAAACGGGTCATCGCACAGCGACTTCAAATCTCCGAAAGCAATGACTTTGCCATGCTGAACAGCATCGGAGGGGAATGCGCCGGAGCGATTTCCCTGCTGTCTTCGGGCGTCGCTCCGACCGTGAAACCCGGCTATCGGGAACTTAACGAAAAAGAATTGCACAAGATTATCATCGATCTTCCCCGCAGGCCGCTGATGGCCGGTGTGGAAGGGATGCGCCTTTCCCTGGCCGGGGCGCAAAACAAGCTGCCGGTTTACATGGAAGACGACCGCATCTTCATCGCCTCGGGAAATGCGCCGAGCAGCCACATCCTGAAGCCGCCTATCAGGGATCTGGAAGATACGGTAGGCAATGAGACATTCTGCATGATGCTCGCGCAAAGCATGGGGCTGCCGACGCCGCCGGTGACGATCCACCGGGGTCTTGATCGGCTCTTCATCATCACCCGTTATGACCGCAGCAGGGACAAGGATGGACGCGTGATACGCCTGCATCAGGAAGACTTCTGCCAAGCCCTGGGGTATCTGCCCGAACAGAAATATGAAAGTGAAGGCGGCCCGTCTTTACAGCAGTGTTTTGTCCTTTTGCAGGGGAAAAGCATCCGCCCCGCCGCCGATCGCATGGCCCTCTTGCGATGGACGATCTTCAATTTCTTGATCGGCAATGCCGACGCCCATGCCAAGAATCTGGCCATGCTCTTCACGGACCGGGGACCACGCCTCGCGCCCTTTTATGATCTGATCTGTACGCAGATCTATCCGGATCTGACGGAAAAACAGGCCATGAGGATAGGCGGGGAGAACCGACCGTCCTGGATGCAGCGGAAACACTGGGAAAGATTTGGCGAATCCGTCGAGATCAAGACAAGCCTTGTTTTAAAGACGTTGCAAGAGATGTCCGCTTCCATCCTGCCGGCAGCGCAAGTGCTGTCGTTTGAGTTCAATAAGAAATACGGAACGGGCGCGATCATTGACAAGCTCCTGGCGGTCATTGAGAAAAGGGCAAAGGCAGTCTGA